The following proteins come from a genomic window of Anopheles ziemanni chromosome 3, idAnoZiCoDA_A2_x.2, whole genome shotgun sequence:
- the LOC131284436 gene encoding transcription factor mef2A-like, translating to MPSTTRSPMASVPGAGASLLDKLDRLVGTTALHEARVYPVTVPSGGVSQPATVGMGEVSGVGTLTSLTTPPTALTTIVQTNDFVVLPGPEDVLLLNTTTGLYQQSVTLTARMYPIEATAAKSIWGLPTLIWGILIGTVVILILILATLFFCCWLQPRTRKLLNSSYYTTAANNGNASQSSIVAKSCTSSDSNQLVMPLSIGICPPQYSAPPPPNATQQPSHQSPSSSSHAAQPTGPVASGSNSSIHHHAAHAAAAGAHHTCSGTQQQCGSMASGGGQDYAHVKYGSSPQQQQYAQQYAQHHHHGPQQQQQQQHHQHQCIHYQQQYNQQLHHQQQQQQQQQQHVQQHHGHHVHGQQYSPYNQHQYYHHPSPQQQQQQQYLHYQQHQQQHHQQQQQEHHHQHHQQQQQQQQVHQHHQPSSSHHHQGAQLVHTQLHKSMWAINPLYASSGVINDESEGETGTSYRTRSLPSWGKNKQRPLSNADDLEELYAKVNFSKKRRNRMRNDEAAIIALCRSRSQNLSALPLATTEQDAVVVYDERTAL from the exons ATGCCGTCAACCACACGGTCACCGATGGCGTCGGTGCCTGGAGCTGGTGCCAGTCTGCTCGACAAGCTGGACCGCCTGGTCGGCACGACAGCACTCCACGAGGCGAGGGTTTATCCCGTGACGGTACCATCCGGGGGCGTCTCGCAACCAGCGACGGTGGGGATGGGCGAAGTGTCCGGTGTTGGTACTTTAACGAGCTTAACGACCCCACCGACCGCTCTGACGACCATTGTACAAACGAACGATTTCGTGGTCTTGCCAG GGCCAGAGGATGTACTGCTGCTCAACACCACCACTGGACTGTACCAGCAATCGGTGACGCTAACCGCACGAATGTATCCGATTGAGGCCACGGCGGCAAAGTCGATCTGGGGCCTACCGACGCTGATCTGGGGAATACTGATCGGAACGGTCGTGATACTGATCCTGATCCTAGCGACACTGTTCTTCTGCTGCTGGCTGCAGCCCCGTACGAGAAAGCTACTCAACTCGAGCTACTACACGACCGCCGCCAACAACGGAAACG CTTCACAGAGCTCGATCGTGGCCAAATCGTGCACCAGCAGTGACTCGAACCAACTAGTGATGCCCTTATCGATCGGCATCTGCCCACCACAGTACAGTGCACCTCCACCGCCCAACGCCACCCAGCAGCCATCGCACCAGTCCCCCAGTTCCTCCTCGCACGCCGCCCAGCCCACGGGACCGGTGGCCAGCGGAAGCAACAGCTCGATACACCACCATGCCGCACACGCTGCCGCTGCCGGGGCCCATCATACCTGCAGCGGAACGCAACAGCAGTGTGGCAGCATGGCTTCCGGCGGAGGCCAGGACTATGCGCACGTGAAGTATGGCAGCTcgccgcagcagcaacagtacgCACAGCAGTACGCCCAGCACCATCACCACGGaccacagcagcaacagcagcagcagcaccatcagcacCAGTGCATTCACTATCAGCAGCAGTACAATCAGCAGCTTcatcaccaacaacagcaacagcagcagcagcagcagcatgtcCAGCAGCATCACGGACATCATGTCCATGGGCAGCAGTACAGCCCGTACAATCAACATCAGTACTATCATCACCCCTCgccacaacagcaacagcagcagcagtacctaCACTatcaacagcatcagcaacagcatcatcaacaacaacagca GGAAcaccatcaccagcatcatcaacaacagcagcaacagcaacaagtgCATCAACACCATCAGCCATCCTCtagccatcatcatcaaggGGCACAGCTAGTCCACACGCAGCTCCACAAGTCCATGTGGGCGATCAACCCTCTTTACGCTTCCAGTGGAG TGATCAACGATGAAAGTGAAGGTGAAACGGGAACTTCCTACCGGACGCGATCGTTACCTTCCTGGGGCAAGAATAAACAACGGCCACTATCGAACGCGGACGACCTGGAGGAGTTGTACGCAAAG GTAAATTTTAGCAAAAAACGACGCAATCGAATGCGCAACGATGAGGCCGCCATCATTGCGCTGTGTCGGTCGCGCTCGCAGAATCTCTCCGCACTGCCACTGGCGACCACCGAGCAGGACGCGGTGGTGGTGTACGACGAACGGACGGCACTCTAG
- the LOC131289886 gene encoding coiled-coil domain-containing protein 25, with product MVFYFTSNVVQPPVTLFMGLDKYENEDLIKWGWPEDVWFHVDKVSSAHVYLRLGPGQTLDDIPSTVLEDACQLVKANSINGNKMNNVDIVYTMWENLKKTPAMEVGQVSFHRDKEVRKFRVEKRSNEIMNRLNKTKREESVDFRAEREKRDALERADKKRAAHEIREREKEEQKRRQEEAELRSYNSLMKPENMNTNYDAGNESDEFM from the exons ATGGTATTTTACTTCACTAGCAATGTCGTTCAACCACCGGTGACGTTGTTCATGGGATTGGACAAATACGAAA ACGAAGATCTTATAAAATGGGGCTGGCCGGAAGATGTGTGGTTTCACGTGGACAAAGTGTCCTCGGCGCACGTGTATCTACGGCTTGGACCAGGTCAAACGCTCGACGACATCCCTTCGACCGTGCTGGAGGATGCCTGCCAGCTCGTGAAGGCCAACAGCATCAACGGCAACAAGATGAACAACGTGGACATTGTGTACACAATGTGGGAAAATCTGAAGAAAACACCCGCCATGGAGGTTGGTCAGGTTTCGTTCCATCGAGACAAGGAGGTACGCAAGTTTCGGGTCGAGAAACGTAGTAACGAGATTATGAACCGGCTCAATAAAACCAAACGCGAGGAGTCTGTCGATTTCCGCGCCGAACGCGAAAAGCGAGATGCGCTCGAGCGCGCCGATAAGAAGCGGGCCGCACATGAGATAAGAGAGCGGGAGAAGGAGGAACAGAAGCGGCGCCAGGAGGAGGCGGAACTGCGGAGTTACAATTCGCTGATGAAACCAGAAAATATGAACACCAACTACGACGCCGGGAATGAGTCGGACGAGTTTATGTAG
- the LOC131289885 gene encoding queuine tRNA-ribosyltransferase catalytic subunit yields MFTSQVKTAAASGLHVSARLLYSSKMASTMAAQVATPVNSEEAKKGPPLQYRVSAKCSVTKARVGVMTVRHADVDTPVFMPVGTQGTLKGILPDQLLELDCRIMLSNTYHLGMRPGTAVLEKAGGLHRFMGWPRALLTDSGGFQMVSLLQLAEITEQGVKFESPYDGSECMLTPERSMEIQNAIGADIMMQLDDVVKTTTTGPRVEEAMHRTIRWLDRSIAAHGRNDDQSIFPIVQGGLQPDLRRVCSAELTKRDTRGFAVGGLSGGESKDEFWRTVHLCTDLLPEDKPRYLMGVGFASDLVVCVALGVDMFDCVFPTRTARFGCALTRAGQINLKQRIFAHDSRPIEEDCDCSTCRTYTRAYLHHIVTVEPVACSIVSVHNVAFQLKLMKDMRDAIQEDRFPEFVKSYMAIRFPDNTVPQWIREALAAVNVSL; encoded by the coding sequence ATGTTTACGTCGCAAGTAAAAACCGCAGCTGCATCTGGTTTGCACGTGTCAGCGCGCCTACTTTATTCTAGTAAAATGGCATCGACAATGGCAGCGCAAGTAGCTACGCCGGTAAATAGTGAAGAAGCAAAGAAAGGTCCGCCGTTGCAGTACCGCGTGTCAGCGAAGTGCAGTGTTACAAAGGCACGAGTCGGTGTAATGACTGTGCGGCACGCGGATGTTGACACGCCGGTGTTTATGCCCGTCGGAACACAGGGAACCCTGAAGGGAATCCTACCGGATCAGCTACTCGAGCTCGACTGCCGGATAATGCTGAGCAATACCTACCACCTAGGTATGCGGCCCGGTACGGCGGTTCTGGAAAAGGCGGGCggtttgcatcgtttcatggGCTGGCCCCGGGCACTGCTGACCGATTCCGGTGGCTTCCAGATGGTGTCCCTTTTGCAGCTGGCCGAGATTACCGAGCAGGGCGTAAAGTTCGAAAGTCCGTACGATGGTAGCGAGTGCATGCTGACACCGGAGCGCAGTATGGAGATACAGAATGCCATCGGTGCCGATATCATGATGCAACTAGACGATGTTGTCAAGACAACCACAACGGGGCCACGCGTCGAGGAAGCAATGCATCGGACGATCCGCTGGCTGGATCGAAGTATTGCTGCGCATGGACGAAACGATGACCAGAGCATTTTCCCGATCGTCCAGGGAGGTTTGCAGCCGGATTTGCGGCGGGTTTGTTCCGCCGAGCTGACTAAACGTGATACGCGTGGATTTGCTGTCGGAGGACTGAGTGGAGGCGAAAGTAAGGACGAGTTCTGGCGAACGGTTCATCTGTGCACCGATTTGCTGCCGGAGGATAAACCACGCTACCTTATGGGGGTCGGCTTTGCGTCCGATCTTGTCGTGTGCGTTGCGCTAGGAGTGGACATGTTCGATTGTGTGTTCCCAACGCGGACGGCCCGTTTCGGATGTGCCTTAACACGGGCGGGGCAAATCAATCTTAAGCAACGTATTTTTGCGCACGACAGCCGACCGATCGAGGAAGACTGTGACTGTTCCACGTGCCGTACGTACACCCGAGCGTACCTGCACCATATTGTGACCGTGGAACCGGTCGCTTGTAGCATCGTGAGCGTGCATAACGTGGCATTCCAGCTGAAATTAATGAAGGACATGCGAGACGCCATTCAGGAGGATCGATTCCCGGAGTTTGTAAAGTCGTACATGGCCATTAGATTCCCCGACAATACAGTTCCTCAGTGGATTCGAGAGGCCCTCGCTGCCGTCAACGTCAGCCTTTAA